The nucleotide window CGGCAAGTTGAATGACGATTCAACCATTATTGAGCCGACATCCGGCAATACAGGCATTGGACTCGCGATGAATGCCGCCGCTAAAGGATATGCTTGCATTTTAACAATGCCGGATACGATGTCGCTTGAGCGCATCAATATTCTTAAAGCCTACGGCGCTAAAGTTGCCTTAACGCCCGGAGACAAAAAGATGCCGGGAGCGATTGAGAAAGCCCATGAATTGGCGAAAGAAATCCCGAACAGTTTTATCCCGATGCAATTCGAAAATGAGGCAAATCCCGATGCCCACCGGACATCTACAGCGCTGGAAATTAAAGAAGCCGTGGACACGATCGGCCGTCCGCTAAAGGGATTTGTGGCTGCTTCCGGAACCGGGGGAACGATCACCGGAACAGGGGAAACGTTACGATCCTATTATTCGGATCTCGCCATTCATGTTGTCGAACCAAAAGGTTCTCCCGTACTGTCCGGCGGAAAGCCGGGACCACATAAGCTTGTTGGCACTTCCCCGGGGTTCGTGCCGCCAATCTTAAATGAGAAAATCTATGACCGCATCGATGCGATCAACGACGAACATGCCTACGAAACCGTCCATGCCCTTGCCCGTAAAGAAGGCATCCTCGTGGGGCCGTCGTCAGGCGCAGCTTGCTTTGCAGCGCTCGAACTCGCCAAGCAATTCCAACCCGGAGAAATTGTCGTAGCAATCGCCTGTGATACCGGTGAGCGGTATTTATCTACGGATTTGTTTGATCAGTAGAGCGTAGTGCCTTAGCGCAAATTTTCACACACTTTTTTCTTTACGGTGCTTTTCTTTCTGTTGTATAATAGAAAAAATACAGGGAAGTGGCGCGGGGAAATCCCGTGCCGGTCCAAAGATAGACAGAGGGCATGTTTCCCGATTCCAACACTACCTGAGGAAGTGGTTACTTGCAATCTTCAACCGACCGCATGCTCACCCGCATTAAGTCGATTTACTTGTTTATGAGTAAAGAAGGAAGAACGGTGACAACGCAAGAACTGGTTGATGAATTCGGCACTACTCAACGTACAATCCAGCGCGACCTCAACGTACTGGAATATAACAATCTCGTCCATAGCCCCAGCCGTGGCAAATGGATTGCGAAAAGAAAAAAAACACAGGCGTCATGACATCCAGATAACAGAAAATCAGAAGTCAGAGGTCAGATGCATGAAAGGAATTCTCCGGCATCCGGTGTCTTACATCCGGAATGACAGATGTTTACCAACGGAATTAAAAGCAACTCACCAGCCGTGTTTTACGGCTGGATTTTTTTGTCGGTGATCGTGTAGCACTATGGCAGGAACCAGTTTAAAACGAAAATCATCAGGGTACCTCTGCATTATACGGGATATCTTCAAGG belongs to Salicibibacter cibi and includes:
- a CDS encoding DeoR family transcriptional regulator; amino-acid sequence: MQSSTDRMLTRIKSIYLFMSKEGRTVTTQELVDEFGTTQRTIQRDLNVLEYNNLVHSPSRGKWIAKRKKTQAS
- the cysK gene encoding cysteine synthase A, which gives rise to MSVYTNVSALVGDTPLVRLNQIPDHRGADVYLKLEFQNPSGSVKDRAAREMIVQAEESGKLNDDSTIIEPTSGNTGIGLAMNAAAKGYACILTMPDTMSLERINILKAYGAKVALTPGDKKMPGAIEKAHELAKEIPNSFIPMQFENEANPDAHRTSTALEIKEAVDTIGRPLKGFVAASGTGGTITGTGETLRSYYSDLAIHVVEPKGSPVLSGGKPGPHKLVGTSPGFVPPILNEKIYDRIDAINDEHAYETVHALARKEGILVGPSSGAACFAALELAKQFQPGEIVVAIACDTGERYLSTDLFDQ